In a genomic window of Alteromonas gilva:
- a CDS encoding sensor histidine kinase, protein MPDKNGVQHPDSTESPGRISTPINEQIDFSTILAAAVHDMKNSLNLLVQSVEQIVSTLPPELSDTRRQIVDLHYEANRMNTGLVQILSLYRANRESLPVMIDQCYVNELIEDIVLSNQLYASQKNISIDNRCTDELAWYLDADLMYLLINDVLINALRYGTSDIIISVSQQNDFLVIKIEDDGDGYPDHMLVANDAKPTDFNVSQGRTGLGLYFAHLIARAHVRSADDQVRQGSITLSNGGAMGGGVFEVKIP, encoded by the coding sequence ATGCCCGACAAAAATGGCGTGCAACATCCAGATTCAACAGAGTCACCCGGTCGTATTAGTACACCCATCAACGAACAGATTGATTTTTCGACTATTTTAGCTGCGGCTGTGCACGACATGAAAAACTCACTGAATTTATTAGTGCAGTCAGTTGAGCAAATTGTTTCTACCTTGCCACCCGAACTAAGTGACACCCGACGCCAAATCGTCGATTTGCATTACGAAGCGAACCGAATGAATACCGGGTTAGTGCAGATATTGTCATTGTACCGGGCCAATCGTGAAAGCTTGCCGGTAATGATTGATCAGTGCTACGTTAACGAACTGATTGAAGACATTGTGCTATCAAATCAACTGTATGCATCACAAAAAAACATCAGCATCGATAATCGCTGCACGGATGAGCTGGCGTGGTATTTAGATGCCGATCTCATGTATTTGTTAATTAATGATGTTTTGATCAATGCACTGCGATATGGTACATCAGATATAATTATCAGTGTGAGTCAGCAAAACGACTTTTTGGTAATTAAAATAGAAGATGATGGCGATGGTTATCCCGACCATATGCTCGTAGCCAACGATGCAAAGCCCACAGACTTTAACGTATCACAAGGACGTACTGGTCTGGGATTGTATTTTGCACATTTAATTGCTCGCGCACATGTAAGAAGTGCTGATGATCAGGTTCGTCAGGGCTCTATTACTTTGTCTAACGGGGGAGCTATGGGCGGTGGTGTTTTTGAGGTCAAAATCCCTTAA
- the cysB gene encoding HTH-type transcriptional regulator CysB — protein sequence MKLQQLRYIVEVQNNNLNVSATAESLFTSQPGISKQVRMLEDELGVQIFGRSGKHLTHVTPAGNEVINIAREILAKVESIKAVAREHNLPDQGKLNIATTHTQARYALPDVIKGFMNKYPKVSLHMHQGTPSQISDLAAKGEADFAIATESLHLYNDLVMLPCYHWNRSVIVNKDHPLAKKTSITIEDVAQYPLVTYVFGFTGRSELDHAFEKAGLTPTIVFTATDADVIKTYVRLGVGIGVIASMAVSEELDADLVKIDASHMFDYSTTKIGFRKGSFLRSYMFDFIERFAPHLTKDKVEKAMMCKNNDEVEKMFKGHTLPVK from the coding sequence ATGAAATTACAACAATTAAGATATATTGTCGAAGTACAAAACAATAACCTTAACGTGTCGGCCACCGCTGAAAGTTTATTTACTTCGCAACCCGGTATCAGTAAGCAGGTCAGAATGCTCGAAGATGAGTTAGGCGTGCAGATATTTGGTCGCAGTGGTAAACACCTTACCCATGTTACACCGGCAGGCAATGAGGTGATCAACATTGCCCGGGAAATTCTTGCCAAGGTAGAAAGTATTAAAGCCGTTGCCCGCGAGCATAATTTGCCTGATCAGGGCAAATTAAACATTGCCACCACTCATACGCAGGCGCGCTATGCATTACCCGATGTCATTAAGGGCTTTATGAATAAGTACCCCAAGGTGTCGCTGCATATGCATCAGGGCACACCTTCGCAGATCAGTGATTTAGCCGCCAAAGGCGAGGCTGATTTTGCCATCGCGACAGAGTCGTTGCATTTATACAATGATCTGGTGATGCTACCTTGCTATCACTGGAATCGCAGTGTCATCGTTAACAAGGACCATCCGCTCGCTAAGAAAACCTCAATCACTATCGAAGACGTCGCTCAATACCCGCTGGTGACTTATGTGTTTGGTTTTACGGGGCGTTCTGAACTTGATCATGCATTTGAGAAAGCCGGCCTCACGCCTACGATTGTGTTTACCGCAACCGACGCCGATGTCATCAAAACCTATGTAAGGCTTGGTGTCGGCATTGGTGTGATTGCCTCAATGGCAGTGAGTGAAGAATTAGACGCCGATTTAGTAAAAATTGATGCCAGCCATATGTTTGATTACAGCACCACTAAAATCGGCTTTCGAAAAGGCTCTTTTTTACGCAGTTATATGTTTGATTTTATTGAGCGTTTTGCACCGCATTTAACTAAAGATAAAGTAGAAAAGGCAATGATGTGCAAAAATAACGATGAAGTGGAAAAAATGTTTAAAGGCCATACGCTACCGGTGAAGTAG
- a CDS encoding L-serine ammonia-lyase, producing the protein MISVFDMFSIGIGPSSSHTVGPMNAAAEFVSELRSQQLINKVTHVTTELFGSLGQTGKGHGSGKAVILGLLGERPETIDVDAIERWLADIDASEKLNLGGEQVIAFPRTKAIVFHRRKTMPRHANAMTLHAYNQDALLLSQTYYSIGGGFIVRDDQWDLAKQQAKEITNTVPFSFTTAQQLLALCKEQGLSISALMLKNEQALHPGVDIKTRLQHLWMTMDASIERGIESEGILPGGLKVMRRAPSLYHRLMTEYSGDPMQPLDWVNMFALAVNEENAAGGRVVTAPTNGAAGIIPAVLKYVDKFVRPVDKDIASRFLLTAGAIGILYKENASISGAEVGCQGEVGVACSMAAGALTEVLGGNIAAVENAAEIGMEHNLGLTCDPVGGLVQVPCIERNAMGAIKAINASRLALRGTGEHKVSLDKVIKTMRDTGADMKTKYKETARGGLAVNIIEC; encoded by the coding sequence ATGATTAGCGTATTTGATATGTTCAGCATCGGGATTGGCCCGTCGAGCTCTCATACTGTAGGTCCCATGAATGCGGCCGCAGAGTTTGTCAGCGAGTTACGTTCCCAGCAGCTGATAAACAAGGTTACCCATGTAACGACAGAGCTTTTTGGCTCTTTAGGTCAAACCGGTAAAGGCCATGGCAGTGGCAAAGCGGTGATACTCGGTTTACTCGGTGAGCGCCCGGAAACCATCGATGTGGATGCCATTGAGCGCTGGCTGGCCGACATCGACGCCAGCGAAAAGCTGAATTTAGGTGGCGAACAGGTCATCGCGTTTCCGCGCACCAAGGCGATTGTGTTTCACCGCCGTAAAACCATGCCACGTCACGCCAATGCCATGACCCTGCATGCCTACAATCAGGATGCCTTGTTATTGTCACAGACTTATTATTCCATTGGCGGCGGCTTTATTGTGCGCGATGATCAATGGGATCTGGCCAAACAACAAGCAAAAGAAATCACCAACACCGTGCCTTTCAGCTTTACTACCGCGCAGCAATTATTGGCGTTATGCAAGGAGCAAGGCCTGAGCATTAGCGCTTTAATGCTCAAAAATGAACAGGCATTGCACCCGGGTGTGGATATTAAAACCCGCTTACAACATTTATGGATGACCATGGATGCCAGCATCGAACGCGGCATCGAGAGCGAAGGCATATTACCTGGCGGCTTAAAAGTGATGCGCCGGGCTCCATCGCTTTACCATCGTTTAATGACCGAATACAGCGGCGATCCCATGCAGCCTCTGGATTGGGTTAACATGTTTGCCTTAGCGGTAAACGAAGAAAACGCCGCCGGCGGCCGGGTTGTCACAGCTCCGACCAACGGCGCTGCAGGCATTATTCCGGCGGTACTTAAGTATGTCGATAAGTTTGTCCGTCCGGTCGACAAAGACATTGCCAGTCGCTTTTTGTTAACCGCCGGTGCCATTGGCATTCTATATAAAGAAAATGCCTCCATCTCTGGCGCCGAAGTGGGCTGTCAGGGCGAAGTTGGCGTGGCCTGCTCTATGGCAGCCGGGGCATTAACCGAAGTATTAGGCGGTAATATTGCGGCAGTCGAGAACGCCGCCGAAATTGGGATGGAACACAACCTGGGGCTCACCTGCGATCCCGTCGGTGGCCTGGTGCAGGTGCCCTGTATAGAGCGCAACGCCATGGGCGCGATAAAAGCTATTAACGCATCGCGCCTGGCATTACGCGGTACCGGTGAACACAAAGTGTCACTCGATAAGGTGATTAAAACCATGCGCGACACCGGCGCAGATATGAAGACCAAATACAAAGAAACCGCCAGAGGCGGTCTCGCGGTAAATATTATCGAGTGCTAA
- a CDS encoding CoA pyrophosphatase has protein sequence MKKHDFLSQFHVSPPMIASQDFPLRETGRAAAVLVPLLNYTDGLRVLFTQRASHLTHHPGQVSFPGGKVERHDRNLTETALREAWEEVGLPREQCQIVGSLPPHHTLTGFHITAVVAIVEPAFSLNIDPNEVHDTFEVPLSFLLNPDNHLIESVQRGNLAHPVHFILWQERMIWGATAALISQLASIFHDTRQPAS, from the coding sequence TTGAAAAAGCATGATTTCTTAAGTCAGTTTCACGTTTCGCCACCGATGATTGCCAGCCAGGACTTTCCCTTGCGCGAGACCGGCAGAGCGGCGGCGGTACTGGTTCCGCTGCTCAACTACACGGACGGTTTACGGGTATTGTTCACCCAACGCGCCAGCCACTTAACCCACCATCCTGGCCAGGTGAGTTTTCCTGGTGGCAAAGTTGAGCGCCACGACCGTAATTTAACCGAAACTGCGCTGCGCGAAGCCTGGGAAGAAGTTGGCTTGCCCCGCGAGCAATGCCAGATTGTGGGGTCGCTTCCCCCTCATCACACGCTTACCGGCTTTCATATTACCGCCGTGGTAGCCATTGTTGAGCCCGCGTTTTCGCTTAATATCGATCCTAATGAAGTGCATGATACCTTTGAAGTGCCGCTGAGCTTTCTACTCAATCCGGATAACCACCTTATTGAGTCTGTACAACGCGGTAATCTCGCCCACCCTGTGCATTTTATTCTCTGGCAGGAACGCATGATATGGGGCGCCACCGCAGCACTCATCAGTCAGTTAGCGTCAATCTTTCATGACACCCGTCAGCCTGCCTCATAA
- the pabB gene encoding aminodeoxychorismate synthase component I produces the protein MLTNYGHGVLLFLGSHSHLDEETVYYPMSTTGTNKTIFDLSGTPVSRDRKGHVPCYLLTIVKLLMSQLDYNFEPTSLSLTEVSLAATCTIQDVFAAVAQTDGALLLDSGASQESGSRFDIALWQPLLTLTSKQGETRVASADGAIIKKFRGDHSPLKVAQSYIQAFQLSVDTSEVEQSLYNTLPMVLGLAGFCSYDLGRYFETLPSLNPAEYECPDMMLGIYDRALIHDTHTNRWYFCHTSGVAVPDFNNWLNASCRAFRLTTPWQSNLTQTDYNTALGKVHDYLTAGDCYQVNFAQRFKAGFSGDVWPAYRLLTQANNAPFSAFLNTGNSTLLSLSPERFIQCRDGIIETKPIKGTRPRSTDPIQDERNAAALLSAEKDRAENLMIVDLLRNDISKHSAPGSVSVPDLFKLESYAAVHHMVSRIRSRLSADSHPLDLLQGCFPGGSITGAPKIRAMEIIEELEPNRRAPYCGSMVYLGLKNDLDSSICIRTLLAEQNQLYCWAGGGIVLDSVANEEFQETLDKVARILPVLESTIEKA, from the coding sequence TTGTTGACGAATTACGGTCATGGCGTCCTCTTATTTTTAGGCTCACATAGTCATCTAGACGAAGAAACCGTATACTACCCCATGTCGACAACCGGCACCAATAAAACCATCTTCGACCTTAGTGGAACTCCGGTATCACGGGATCGAAAAGGTCATGTGCCCTGCTATCTGCTAACGATTGTAAAACTGTTAATGTCACAATTAGATTATAATTTTGAGCCCACGTCGCTCAGTTTAACCGAAGTGTCGCTAGCCGCGACCTGCACCATTCAGGATGTATTTGCGGCGGTAGCACAAACCGATGGTGCCCTGTTACTCGATTCAGGGGCCAGCCAGGAAAGCGGCAGCCGGTTTGATATCGCCTTATGGCAACCTTTACTTACCCTTACCAGCAAACAGGGCGAGACCCGTGTCGCCAGCGCCGATGGCGCCATCATTAAAAAATTCCGCGGCGATCACTCGCCACTGAAAGTAGCCCAGTCTTACATTCAGGCGTTTCAGCTCAGCGTTGATACTTCAGAAGTTGAACAGTCACTCTACAACACCTTACCAATGGTGTTAGGGCTGGCTGGATTTTGTAGTTACGACCTGGGGCGATATTTTGAAACATTACCTTCGTTAAACCCCGCTGAATATGAATGTCCGGATATGATGCTGGGCATCTATGACCGGGCCCTGATCCACGATACCCACACTAACCGCTGGTACTTTTGTCATACGTCCGGGGTAGCTGTGCCCGACTTTAATAACTGGCTGAATGCCAGTTGCCGGGCTTTTCGTTTAACCACCCCATGGCAAAGTAACCTGACGCAAACGGATTACAATACCGCACTGGGTAAGGTTCATGATTACCTGACCGCCGGTGACTGCTATCAGGTAAACTTTGCCCAGCGTTTTAAAGCGGGGTTTAGCGGAGATGTATGGCCGGCATACCGGTTATTAACGCAGGCTAATAATGCGCCATTCTCGGCGTTTTTAAACACCGGCAACAGCACGCTTCTGAGCTTGTCACCGGAACGTTTTATTCAGTGTCGGGACGGCATTATTGAAACCAAGCCGATTAAAGGCACACGGCCCAGAAGCACCGACCCTATCCAGGATGAACGTAACGCTGCGGCCTTACTCAGTGCTGAAAAAGACCGCGCTGAAAACCTGATGATTGTGGACTTATTGCGCAACGACATCAGCAAGCATAGCGCGCCTGGCAGTGTAAGCGTTCCGGATTTATTTAAACTGGAAAGTTACGCTGCGGTGCACCATATGGTTAGCCGAATACGCAGTCGCCTGAGCGCAGACAGCCATCCGCTGGATCTCCTGCAAGGGTGCTTTCCCGGCGGTTCAATTACCGGAGCCCCGAAAATTCGGGCAATGGAGATCATCGAAGAGCTTGAACCTAACCGCCGCGCGCCCTATTGTGGCAGTATGGTGTATCTGGGATTAAAAAACGACCTCGACTCAAGTATTTGTATTCGCACGCTGTTAGCAGAGCAAAATCAACTTTATTGCTGGGCTGGCGGCGGCATTGTGCTGGACTCTGTGGCTAATGAGGAATTTCAGGAAACCCTGGACAAGGTGGCCAGAATTTTACCGGTGCTGGAGTCGACCATTGAAAAAGCATGA
- a CDS encoding fumarate hydratase: MTVIRQQDFIDSIEDALQFISYYHPLDYVKAVEQAYLKEESQAAKDAMAQILINSRMSAEGKRPLCQDTGIVTCFVKIGMSVSWDKADMTVQEMVDEGTRRAYLNPDNPLRASIVADPAGARTNTKDNTPAVVHIDMVPGDKIEVMIAAKGGGSENKSKMVMLNPSDDIVEWVLKTLPTMGAGWCPPGMLGLGIGGTAEKAAVLAKESLMDPVDIQELIERGPQTTDEKLRVEIYERVNKLGIGAQGLGGLTTVVDVKIKSVPTHAASKPVAMIPNCAATRHAHFYLDGSGPADLKAPKLEEWPEVTWEVSENTRRVNMDDVTKEDIKEWKVGETVLLSGKMLTGRDAAHKRIQTMLENGEGLPEGVDFNGKFIYYVGPVDAVGDEVVGPAGPTTATRMDKFTDMMLEKTGIAGMIGKAERGPATVESIAKHESVYLMAVGGAAYLVSKAIKKARVVAFEDLGMEAIYEFEVEDMPVTVAVDSTGANAHQTGPAIWKAKIAELDEALSK; encoded by the coding sequence ATGACCGTAATTCGTCAACAAGACTTTATCGATAGCATTGAAGATGCACTGCAGTTTATTTCTTATTACCACCCCCTTGATTATGTGAAGGCCGTCGAACAGGCCTATTTAAAAGAAGAAAGCCAGGCGGCTAAAGACGCTATGGCGCAAATTCTGATTAACTCACGTATGTCAGCAGAAGGTAAACGTCCGCTGTGTCAGGACACCGGTATTGTGACCTGTTTTGTTAAAATCGGGATGTCGGTTAGCTGGGACAAAGCAGACATGACCGTTCAGGAAATGGTGGATGAAGGCACCCGCCGTGCATACCTTAACCCGGACAACCCGTTACGCGCCTCAATTGTTGCCGATCCGGCCGGCGCGCGAACCAATACTAAAGATAATACCCCGGCCGTAGTGCACATCGATATGGTGCCCGGTGACAAAATTGAAGTGATGATCGCGGCCAAGGGCGGCGGTTCAGAAAACAAATCTAAAATGGTAATGCTCAACCCCAGCGACGACATTGTAGAGTGGGTACTTAAAACGCTTCCTACCATGGGCGCCGGTTGGTGTCCGCCGGGTATGCTGGGCCTCGGCATTGGCGGTACGGCTGAAAAAGCCGCGGTACTGGCCAAGGAAAGCTTAATGGATCCGGTTGATATTCAGGAACTGATTGAGCGTGGTCCGCAAACGACGGACGAGAAACTGCGGGTAGAAATTTACGAGCGGGTGAATAAACTCGGGATCGGTGCCCAGGGGCTCGGTGGTTTAACCACGGTGGTCGACGTTAAAATTAAATCAGTGCCTACTCATGCCGCTTCTAAACCGGTTGCTATGATCCCCAATTGCGCGGCTACGCGTCATGCGCATTTTTATCTGGACGGCAGCGGCCCGGCCGATTTAAAAGCGCCTAAGCTGGAGGAGTGGCCCGAGGTAACCTGGGAAGTCAGTGAAAATACCCGCCGGGTGAACATGGACGACGTCACCAAAGAAGACATCAAAGAATGGAAAGTAGGCGAAACCGTGCTGCTTTCGGGCAAAATGTTAACCGGCCGCGATGCGGCTCACAAACGCATTCAGACCATGCTGGAAAACGGCGAAGGGTTACCCGAAGGTGTGGATTTTAACGGTAAGTTCATTTATTACGTTGGCCCTGTTGACGCAGTGGGTGACGAAGTAGTCGGCCCGGCAGGCCCAACCACCGCCACCCGGATGGATAAATTCACCGACATGATGCTGGAAAAAACCGGTATCGCCGGCATGATTGGTAAAGCTGAACGTGGCCCGGCTACTGTTGAGTCCATTGCTAAGCACGAGTCAGTGTATCTGATGGCGGTAGGTGGTGCGGCCTATCTGGTGTCTAAGGCGATAAAGAAAGCCCGCGTGGTTGCTTTTGAAGATCTCGGAATGGAAGCCATTTACGAGTTTGAAGTAGAAGATATGCCAGTTACCGTAGCAGTAGACAGCACCGGTGCCAATGCTCACCAAACGGGCCCGGCTATCTGGAAAGCGAAAATAGCTGAGTTAGACGAAGCATTGTCGAAATAA
- the rmuC gene encoding DNA recombination protein RmuC — protein sequence MFVFEPLEIALIAGAVVTALGAGLLMGRAQGLNKAQAAESQVQLLQQQLAQVEAQFTATQERFNHDKADIQHQLNVTRHALQQEAARAALLPEIQQQRQQLQHELKALQADYTELRSLSDSRQAAFNEAQKSHEEKLESLQAAEKRLQEQFENLANRIFEQKAQSFSNDNKTRLDALLTPLKEQIEGFKKQVTDQYVREGQERASLKTEILSLKALNQQITEDAAALTRALKGDNKQQGNWGEVVLERILKESGLREGHEFETQVSARNEQGKLQQPDVVVHLPNDKDVIIDAKMSLAAYERYFNCDDEAQRTGYLKEHVNSVRNHIKTLGAKDYHELEALRSLDYVLMFIPVEPAFLLAVDSEPQLVKQALDNNIMLVSPTNLLVALRTINNIWQYEYQNQNAQKIAQHAAKLYDKFAGFVADMEKIGKAVESTQKHYDAAFSKLTGGRGNLLRQVEQFRQLGVQPSKRLTDNQPGADEDE from the coding sequence ATGTTTGTATTTGAACCACTTGAGATAGCGCTGATTGCTGGCGCTGTTGTCACTGCTTTAGGTGCAGGCCTGTTGATGGGCCGTGCGCAAGGCCTGAACAAAGCCCAGGCGGCAGAATCGCAGGTGCAACTGCTGCAACAACAGCTGGCGCAGGTCGAAGCGCAATTCACTGCAACACAAGAGCGGTTTAACCACGACAAGGCCGACATCCAGCATCAGCTCAACGTAACCCGCCATGCGTTACAACAAGAAGCCGCCAGAGCAGCGTTATTGCCCGAAATACAGCAGCAACGCCAACAACTGCAACACGAGCTTAAAGCACTACAGGCCGATTATACTGAGTTAAGATCGCTCAGTGACTCACGGCAGGCGGCGTTCAACGAAGCGCAAAAAAGCCATGAAGAAAAGCTCGAAAGCCTGCAAGCGGCAGAAAAACGCCTGCAAGAGCAATTTGAAAATCTCGCCAATCGCATTTTCGAACAAAAAGCACAAAGTTTTAGTAACGACAATAAAACCCGGCTGGATGCGTTGCTCACCCCCCTTAAAGAGCAAATAGAAGGGTTTAAAAAGCAGGTTACCGATCAATATGTCAGGGAAGGCCAGGAGAGGGCGTCGTTAAAAACAGAAATACTCAGTTTAAAGGCACTCAACCAACAAATTACCGAAGATGCTGCCGCGCTTACCCGCGCACTAAAAGGCGATAACAAACAACAAGGGAACTGGGGCGAAGTAGTGCTGGAACGGATTTTAAAAGAGTCCGGGTTACGCGAAGGTCACGAATTTGAAACCCAGGTGTCAGCCCGTAACGAACAGGGTAAATTACAGCAGCCCGACGTTGTGGTGCATTTACCGAACGATAAAGACGTCATTATTGATGCAAAAATGAGTTTAGCCGCCTACGAGCGATACTTTAATTGTGATGATGAGGCGCAGCGTACAGGCTATTTAAAAGAGCATGTTAATTCTGTTCGTAACCATATAAAAACACTCGGCGCAAAGGATTATCATGAGCTGGAGGCATTGCGCTCATTAGATTATGTACTGATGTTTATTCCGGTTGAACCGGCCTTTTTACTGGCTGTGGACAGTGAGCCACAATTGGTGAAACAAGCATTAGACAACAACATCATGCTGGTTTCGCCGACTAACCTGCTCGTGGCGCTGCGCACTATCAACAATATCTGGCAGTATGAATATCAAAACCAGAATGCGCAAAAAATTGCCCAGCATGCGGCTAAGCTTTACGACAAGTTTGCCGGTTTTGTGGCCGATATGGAAAAGATCGGTAAGGCTGTAGAAAGTACCCAAAAGCACTACGATGCCGCATTCAGTAAGCTGACCGGAGGCCGTGGTAACTTGTTGCGTCAGGTTGAGCAGTTCAGGCAGTTAGGGGTACAACCTAGTAAACGCCTTACCGATAATCAGCCAGGCGCTGATGAGGATGAATAG
- a CDS encoding class I SAM-dependent methyltransferase, with protein MEPSELGSKYDKIAQWWHEQHFESCYGVRQFEQAVALSAKAGKALDVGCGAGGRFVRILEQHGFTITGVDVSKNMVELAGKNHPEHKFIHHDICTWQTEERFDFIVAWDSIFHLPLTRQKTVVSKLCQLLTKGGILIYTFGNAQGEHRDHWCGDTFYYSSIGINNNLQLLIDNGLSVLHLELDQYPQTHVYTVACKP; from the coding sequence ATGGAACCATCTGAACTAGGCTCCAAATACGATAAAATCGCGCAGTGGTGGCACGAACAGCACTTTGAGTCCTGTTATGGTGTTCGCCAGTTTGAGCAAGCGGTTGCCTTGAGTGCCAAAGCCGGAAAGGCTCTCGATGTGGGGTGTGGCGCAGGCGGTAGGTTTGTGCGTATTTTGGAGCAACACGGCTTTACAATCACCGGTGTGGATGTGTCAAAGAACATGGTTGAACTGGCGGGTAAAAATCACCCGGAGCACAAATTTATACATCACGACATATGCACCTGGCAGACCGAAGAGCGATTTGACTTCATCGTTGCCTGGGACAGTATTTTCCACTTGCCGCTGACCAGGCAAAAGACCGTCGTGTCGAAATTGTGTCAGCTCCTGACAAAGGGTGGCATTCTGATATATACATTTGGCAATGCACAAGGTGAACACCGCGATCATTGGTGCGGCGACACTTTTTACTACAGCTCTATTGGCATTAATAACAATCTTCAGTTGCTTATCGACAACGGTTTGTCGGTGTTGCACCTTGAGCTCGACCAATACCCGCAAACCCATGTGTATACCGTTGCCTGTAAGCCTTAA